The bacterium region CGGGCTTGAAATGTTTTCCTGGATAAACGAGACAATCCCAACAGGATGGCTCCACCTCACGAATCAAAAGAATTTCACCCGCATCACTGAGTATCCTGGCAGGGATGACTTTTGTATTATTCATTACAAGAAGGTCACCGGGTTGCAAATATTCCGGAAGATTGCGGAAAAGGGAATCCTGGAACTTTTGATTTTGCCGGGAGATGAACAACAGTTTGGAAGCATCCCGTGGTGTGACGGGAAACTGCGCAATCCTTTCGGACGGAAGATAGTAGTTATAACTCTCCAGCGAAAGTAGTCCAGACGAATTCATTTTTCAAATAAGGTCTGTTGATTCTGCGTTTGGTTGGGCTTAAATCCCAGATGCTTGTAGGCGAGAGGCGTTGCAATTCGTCCGCGGGGCGTTCGTTGTAGAAAACCGATTTGCATCAGAAAGGGTTCGTAGATGTCTTCGAGTGTGGATTTTTCTTCGGATGTCGCTGCTGCAAGAGTGTTCACTCCCACCGGACCGCCATCGAATTTTTCAATGATGGTTAGCAGGAGTTTGCGGTCAATTTCATCGAGACCGAGCGGATCGATCTCCAGCATTTCCAGGGCGCGTTTCGCGACATCCTGTGTGATGATTCCATCCCCTTCCACCTGTGCAAAATCCCGAACTCTTCGCAACAAACGATTGGCAATGCGGGGAGTGCGTCGCGAACGCCGCGCGATCTCTTCGGTGCCTTCTTTTTCCAAAGCGATATTCAAGATGCGGGCGGAACGGGTGATGATTTTGAATATGTCTTCCACCGAATAGAAGTCCAATGTGTGCCGGATCAAAAACCGGTCGCGCAAAGGTTTTGTAAGGGAACCTGCGCTGGTGGTTGCGCCGATCAAAGTAAAAGGGGGCAAATTGATTTTGAAACTTCGCGCTGCAGGTCCTTGCCCGACGATGATGTCGATTTTGTAATCTTCCATAGCAGGATAAAGTATTTCTTCGATCGCTGGATGAAGGCGGTGGATTTCATCGATAAAAAGGATTTCCAGCTCCTGTAGGTTTGTGAGAAGAGCCACGAGATCACCAGCGCGTTCGATGACCGGTCCGGCTGTGGTCTTCAAACTCACATTCATTTCGTGAGCGACGATGTAGGCCAGCGTTGTTTTGCCCATACCCGGAGGGCCCATCAATAAGATGTGATCGAGTGCTTCTTTGCGCTGGCGCGCTGCCTGAATTGCCACCTGCAAATTCTTGCGGACTTTTTCCTGGCCAACGTACTCGTTAAAAGTTTGCGGACGAAGATGCGCTTCTTCTTTGAGCTCTTCGCCGGTCGGCACGCTTACGATAATCCGTTCCGTCTGATTGGCCATGCTATTTTTGAACCGCCAAAGCGTCAAGGAGCCAAGATAAGAACAAAAATTCTAATATTCTTGGCGTTTTGGCGTCTTGGCGGTGGTATTTCATGCTGAGATGATCTGCAGCGAACTCCTCAAAAGAACCTCAAAGCTGGCGTCGGAAGTGACCTGATCCAGCACCGTTTTTACGGTACGTTCCGCTACAGACCTATGATAACCCAGATTGACCAGCGCACTGATCAGATCCTCACGAACCGGCTTCTCTTTTTCCGGTTGCGTTACTTCCGAAAGGAGTTGCGGGATCTGTTCGCGAAGCTCCAGACAAACACGTTCTGCCGTTTTGCGTCCGACTCCCGGAATCGATGTGAGTTTCAACAGATCCTGTCTTTGGATTGCAGGAATCAATTCCTCGGCTGTCATGCCGGACAAGAACGAAATTGCCATTTTCGGTCCGACATTACTCACACTGATGAGTTTTTCAAATAGATGTTTTTCCCGCACAGTTCGAAATCCATAGAGCGCAATGAGATCTTCGCGCACAACGGTATAAATATAGAGAGCAATTTCGCTTCCTTCACCAGGAAGATCATAAAAAGTTGATACGGGAATACTGACCGTATATCCGACTCCATTTACATCGATCAGAACGCTGTTGGGTGTCTTTCCCAGTAAAATTCCTTTCAAATATCCGATCATTTTAGCTTGCTCCGAAACGCAGAAACTTGCGCATGTGTGATCGCCAGACCCAGTGCATCGGTAAGATCATATTTTGCGTGGCCAAAATCGGCATGGATCATCATTTCAATCATTCTTTTGAGCTGATTTTTTTCTGCGCGCCCGTAACCCGTGACCGCACTTTTCACTTCAAGCGTGGAGTATTCAAATATCTCACAAGCGTTGTTGATCAAACTGAGCAAAATGACCCCACGAACCTGACCCAACATCAGCGCAGAACGCACATTACGGGCATGGAATATTTGTTCGACCGCCGCTGTCTGAGGTTTGTGTTGGCGGCAGATGCCCGAGATTTCTTCAAAAAGCTTTCTCAGGCGGGAAGAAAAAATGGTGTCGGAAAGTCGAATGCAGCCAGCTTCAACGAGCTGAAAGTTTTGGCCATCGGAATCAATGATCCCGTAACCGGTAATGCGCGAACCAGGATCTATTCCAATGATACGAGTAATGTCTTCACCCTGCTAATTGGACCAGTTCTTCTTCGGAAATATCAAAATTTGCCCAAACTTTTTGAACATCCTCATGATCTTCCAGCGCTTC contains the following coding sequences:
- the ruvB gene encoding Holliday junction branch migration DNA helicase RuvB, translating into MANQTERIIVSVPTGEELKEEAHLRPQTFNEYVGQEKVRKNLQVAIQAARQRKEALDHILLMGPPGMGKTTLAYIVAHEMNVSLKTTAGPVIERAGDLVALLTNLQELEILFIDEIHRLHPAIEEILYPAMEDYKIDIIVGQGPAARSFKINLPPFTLIGATTSAGSLTKPLRDRFLIRHTLDFYSVEDIFKIITRSARILNIALEKEGTEEIARRSRRTPRIANRLLRRVRDFAQVEGDGIITQDVAKRALEMLEIDPLGLDEIDRKLLLTIIEKFDGGPVGVNTLAAATSEEKSTLEDIYEPFLMQIGFLQRTPRGRIATPLAYKHLGFKPNQTQNQQTLFEK
- the ruvC gene encoding crossover junction endodeoxyribonuclease RuvC; its protein translation is MDSDGQNFQLVEAGCIRLSDTIFSSRLRKLFEEISGICRQHKPQTAAVEQIFHARNVRSALMLGQVRGVILLSLINNACEIFEYSTLEVKSAVTGYGRAEKNQLKRMIEMMIHADFGHAKYDLTDALGLAITHAQVSAFRSKLK
- the ruvA gene encoding Holliday junction branch migration protein RuvA, yielding MIGYLKGILLGKTPNSVLIDVNGVGYTVSIPVSTFYDLPGEGSEIALYIYTVVREDLIALYGFRTVREKHLFEKLISVSNVGPKMAISFLSGMTAEELIPAIQRQDLLKLTSIPGVGRKTAERVCLELREQIPQLLSEVTQPEKEKPVREDLISALVNLGYHRSVAERTVKTVLDQVTSDASFEVLLRSSLQIISA